GGTGGTGCCTTAGTACTTTTCTGGCTTGCCTCTAGTGTTTGGAGAATAAGGGAGATTAATATTGAAGCCAAACAGATTTTATCTTTTCCAAAGATTATACTTTTGACAGCTCTTAACAGTGGTTACTGGATATTCTGGATAACTGTCGGTATTCCCAAGGCACTTTCGTTGGATCAAATATTAACCGATGGTAAGTTTTTGTTTCTATTTTTCTTTGAGCTAGCTTGGCTGATAATAACTTTTGTCTTAGCCTTTATATTCTTCAAATTTCGCCCTCTTTTACAAAGAAAGAATCTGGTAGGCGTGACTTTTAAGGTCTTAGCTTCCGTATTAATCTTGTTAGGTATTAAGACTTTAATTGGCGTTTTTTAAATACAAAAGGCGGGGCGCGAAGCGCCCCGCCTTTTGTATTTAATTTAATTAGTAAACCTGTATCGTCGCACTTACAGAATTGTTAGCACTATTTGTATCGTTTGTATTTGGTGTTATTTGAACACTAAATGAATTTGTGCCGGTAATCTGCGGATTGCCAAATATTATTGTATAGTCTGCGCTTGCACCAGAGGTCAAAGATGACTGATTGTCTTGTCTGTATGTGTAGCCGGCAAGGGAAGGAGACATACTGCCTGTTATGCTCCAAGTGCCTGAATATGAAGCGCCGATATTTGTCACTCTCACTTTTATCGCTGCATTTCCACCTCTTCCAACCTGGCTAGCAGAAACAAACTGTCCGTATGAGTCTATTGTCCCTACTCCGATAAGACTGATTGACAAGTCTGCGCCGGAAACATTGTTGTACGAACAACTTTCTTCCCAAGTTCTCAAGCATTTATTTCTTATTTCACAC
The genomic region above belongs to Candidatus Paceibacterota bacterium and contains:
- a CDS encoding LysE family transporter, producing the protein MELLIEAFLLGLVGGAVPGPILTGTFTEILSDGFIKGCRVIIWALIAETIGAIIALYVLYTLGLSKIVIQIISIGGALVLFWLASSVWRIREINIEAKQILSFPKIILLTALNSGYWIFWITVGIPKALSLDQILTDGKFLFLFFFELAWLIITFVLAFIFFKFRPLLQRKNLVGVTFKVLASVLILLGIKTLIGVF